A genomic stretch from Georgenia muralis includes:
- a CDS encoding PucR family transcriptional regulator, protein MTVSERVSREEGSSDVVRRLRGGTDMLTSAALRRLDAELDWYRSLAAEDRSWIGLVAQAGIAAFITWYEQPSSGSYNAQEIFRAAPPELTRSISLQHTLQLVRIVVEVVEDNAVQLAEPGQQRELRDAVLVYSREVAFSAAEIYARAAETRGAWDARLEALVVDSLVRGVADDSVRSRIAALGWSGLGATLVLVGPAPAAMDERRTSDLRRACRRAAADALVGIQGDRLVVVLGGEGDLRAAAESLLPRFAPGPVVLGPQVRDVGDAGRAARAAVAGQLAVRAWPGAPRPVLADELLPERMLNGDPLARRTLVEDLYKPLVAGGATLVQTLEEYFAQGRSLEAAARALFVHPNTVRYRLRRIAQVVGWDPTDAREGFVLQIALAVGRLTQTDAGHSGV, encoded by the coding sequence ATGACGGTCAGCGAGCGGGTCAGCCGGGAGGAGGGCAGCTCCGACGTCGTGCGCCGCCTGCGTGGCGGCACGGACATGCTCACCTCGGCCGCCCTGCGGCGCCTCGACGCCGAGCTCGACTGGTACCGGTCCCTGGCCGCCGAGGACCGCTCGTGGATCGGTCTGGTGGCCCAGGCCGGCATCGCCGCCTTCATCACCTGGTACGAGCAGCCCTCCTCGGGCTCCTACAACGCCCAGGAGATCTTCCGCGCCGCGCCGCCCGAGCTGACGCGGTCGATCTCGCTGCAGCACACCCTCCAGCTCGTCCGGATCGTCGTCGAGGTCGTCGAGGACAACGCCGTCCAGCTCGCCGAGCCCGGCCAGCAGCGCGAGCTGCGCGACGCCGTCCTGGTCTACTCGCGCGAGGTCGCGTTCTCCGCGGCGGAGATCTACGCCCGCGCGGCCGAGACCCGCGGCGCCTGGGACGCCCGGCTCGAGGCTCTCGTGGTCGACTCGCTCGTGCGCGGCGTCGCCGACGACTCGGTCCGTTCGCGGATCGCGGCCCTGGGGTGGTCCGGCCTGGGCGCCACCCTCGTCCTCGTCGGCCCGGCGCCTGCGGCGATGGACGAGCGGCGCACCTCCGACCTGCGCCGGGCGTGCCGCCGCGCCGCCGCCGACGCCCTCGTCGGGATCCAGGGCGACCGTCTCGTCGTCGTCCTCGGCGGTGAGGGGGACCTGCGCGCCGCCGCCGAGTCCCTGCTGCCCCGGTTCGCCCCGGGCCCGGTGGTCCTGGGCCCGCAGGTGCGCGACGTCGGCGACGCCGGCCGGGCGGCCCGGGCCGCGGTGGCCGGCCAGCTGGCCGTGCGCGCCTGGCCCGGCGCCCCGCGGCCCGTGCTGGCCGACGAGCTGCTGCCCGAGCGGATGCTCAACGGGGACCCCCTCGCCCGGCGCACCCTTGTCGAGGACCTGTACAAGCCGCTCGTCGCCGGCGGCGCCACGCTCGTGCAGACCCTGGAGGAGTACTTCGCGCAGGGCCGCTCGCTCGAGGCTGCCGCGCGCGCCCTGTTCGTCCACCCCAACACGGTGCGGTACCGCCTGCGGCGCATCGCCCAGGTGGTGGGGTGGGACCCCACCGACGCCCGGGAGGGCTTCGTCCTCCAGATCGCCCTCGCCGTCGGCCGCCTCACGCAGACCGACGCCGGGCACTCGGGCGTGTGA
- a CDS encoding ACP S-malonyltransferase produces MLAVLCPGQGAQTPGMLAPWLELAHLRELLEHYSDVTELDLVTLGTTADAETIRDTRVAQPLLVAASLLSHHALGRPRADLAAGHSVGELAAAAVAGVLTDDAALVLVRERGRAMADAAAAVPTGMTAVVGGRPDEVEAALARHGLTAANVNGGGQVVAAGTADQLAALAADPPPRARVIPLQVAGAFHTEHMAPAVAAVRATAAGLTPADPATTLLSNADGAVVSSGADALERLVTQVASPVRWDLCCEQMLASGVTAAVELCPGGVLTGLARRTLPGVETVALKSPDDLPAARELIDSHGGSR; encoded by the coding sequence GTGCTAGCCGTTCTCTGCCCCGGACAGGGCGCCCAGACCCCCGGGATGCTCGCGCCCTGGCTCGAGCTCGCCCACCTGCGTGAGCTGCTCGAGCACTACAGCGACGTCACCGAGCTCGACCTCGTCACCCTCGGGACGACGGCGGACGCCGAGACCATCCGCGACACGCGGGTCGCCCAGCCGCTGCTCGTGGCCGCCTCCCTGCTGAGCCACCACGCGCTCGGGCGCCCCCGCGCCGACCTGGCCGCGGGGCACTCCGTGGGCGAGCTGGCCGCGGCCGCCGTCGCCGGGGTCCTGACCGACGACGCAGCCCTGGTGCTCGTCCGCGAGCGTGGCCGGGCCATGGCCGACGCCGCGGCGGCCGTCCCCACCGGCATGACCGCCGTCGTGGGCGGGCGCCCCGACGAGGTCGAGGCGGCCCTGGCGCGGCACGGCCTCACCGCTGCCAACGTCAACGGCGGGGGGCAGGTGGTCGCCGCCGGCACCGCCGACCAGCTCGCCGCTCTCGCCGCCGACCCGCCCCCGCGTGCCCGGGTGATCCCGCTGCAGGTCGCGGGCGCCTTCCACACCGAGCACATGGCCCCCGCCGTCGCGGCGGTCCGCGCCACGGCCGCCGGCCTCACCCCGGCCGACCCGGCCACCACGCTGCTCTCGAACGCCGACGGCGCCGTGGTGTCCTCCGGGGCCGACGCCCTCGAGCGCCTCGTCACCCAGGTGGCCAGCCCCGTGCGCTGGGACCTGTGCTGCGAGCAGATGCTCGCCTCCGGCGTCACCGCCGCCGTGGAGCTGTGCCCCGGCGGGGTGCTCACGGGTCTGGCCCGGCGCACCCTGCCCGGGGTCGAGACGGTGGCCCTCAAGAGCCCGGACGACCTGCCCGCCGCACGCGAGCTCATCGACAGCCACGGAGGATCCCGATGA
- a CDS encoding beta-ketoacyl-ACP synthase III, protein MTRPTLRVSTPVEHARILGVGGVRGENVVVNDDIVGPISSSDEWIRQRTGIVSRRRAGEDVDVADLAEGAARAALEAAGLTGSDVDAVVVSTVTWFEQTPSLAAVVADRIGATPAAAYDISAACAGYAYGIAQADAMVRAGTARHVLVIGVEKMSDFIDPTDRSISFLLGDGAGAAVVGPSDTPGIGPTVWGSDGSAAGMIKQTHSWLDYRTAGPGAEVDWPTLRQEGPSVYKWAVFQMTPTAERAIEAAGLRPEDIDVFIPHQANMRIIDHMVKKLGLRDDVVVGRDIAETGNTSAASIPLATERLLREGQARSGDIALQIGFGAGLVYAAQVVVLP, encoded by the coding sequence ATGACCCGCCCCACCCTGCGCGTCTCCACACCCGTCGAGCACGCCCGGATCCTCGGCGTCGGCGGGGTCCGCGGCGAGAACGTCGTCGTCAACGACGACATCGTCGGGCCGATCAGCTCCTCCGACGAGTGGATCCGCCAGCGCACCGGCATCGTCTCGCGCCGCCGCGCGGGCGAGGACGTCGACGTCGCCGACCTGGCCGAGGGCGCCGCCCGGGCCGCGCTCGAGGCCGCGGGGCTGACGGGGTCGGACGTCGACGCCGTGGTCGTGTCCACCGTGACGTGGTTCGAGCAGACGCCGTCCCTCGCGGCGGTCGTCGCCGACCGGATCGGCGCGACGCCCGCCGCGGCCTACGACATCTCGGCCGCGTGCGCCGGGTACGCCTACGGCATCGCCCAGGCCGACGCCATGGTCCGCGCGGGCACCGCCCGGCACGTCCTGGTCATCGGCGTGGAGAAGATGTCCGACTTCATCGACCCCACCGACCGGTCGATCTCCTTCCTCCTCGGTGACGGCGCCGGCGCCGCCGTCGTCGGCCCCTCGGACACCCCGGGCATCGGGCCGACGGTGTGGGGCTCGGACGGCTCGGCCGCCGGGATGATCAAGCAGACGCACTCGTGGCTGGACTACCGCACCGCGGGTCCCGGCGCGGAGGTCGACTGGCCGACCCTGCGCCAGGAGGGGCCCTCGGTGTACAAGTGGGCCGTCTTCCAGATGACGCCGACCGCGGAGCGCGCCATCGAGGCGGCCGGGCTGCGCCCGGAGGACATCGACGTGTTCATCCCGCACCAGGCGAACATGCGGATCATCGACCACATGGTCAAGAAGCTCGGCCTGCGCGACGACGTCGTCGTGGGCCGGGACATCGCCGAGACGGGCAACACCTCCGCCGCGTCGATCCCGCTGGCCACCGAGCGGCTCCTGCGCGAGGGGCAGGCGCGCAGCGGCGACATCGCCCTGCAGATCGGGTTCGGCGCCGGGCTGGTCTACGCCGCCCAGGTCGTCGTCTTGCCCTGA
- a CDS encoding acyl carrier protein — protein MAYSEQEILAGLAEIVNEETGLPVDSVTPEKSFTDDLDVDSLSMMTIATLAEEKFEVRIPDEEVGNLKTVQDAVAYINGAQQA, from the coding sequence ATGGCTTACAGCGAGCAGGAGATCCTGGCCGGGCTGGCCGAGATCGTCAACGAGGAGACCGGCCTGCCGGTGGACTCCGTCACCCCCGAGAAGTCCTTCACGGACGACCTCGACGTCGACTCCCTGTCGATGATGACGATCGCCACCCTCGCCGAGGAGAAGTTCGAGGTCCGCATCCCCGACGAGGAGGTCGGCAACCTCAAGACCGTCCAGGACGCCGTCGCCTACATCAACGGCGCCCAGCAGGCCTGA
- a CDS encoding beta-ketoacyl-[acyl-carrier-protein] synthase family protein, producing MAATTVVVTGLGTTNPLGGDVASTWSAVLAGKSGVHTLDNDWAERYELPVSFAAEVAVKPEDVLPRPQLRRLDPSAQYAMIAALEAWADAGSPEVDGERLGAVVGSGIGGVWTILDAWDTIKDKGARRVMPLTVPMLMANSPVANISVRFGARAGAHAPVSACASGAEAIAYGVDMIRSGRADVVIAGGAEAAIHPMPLASFAKMQALSTRNDDPEAASRPYDVDRDGFVMGEGAGIVVLESAEHAAARGARVHAVVAGVGMSADAFDIAPPDPTGAGQERAMRIALADAGLAGSDVVHVNAHATSTPAGDGVEAGAIARVLGAGACVSATKSMTGHLLGGAGALEAVLTVLAVRERTAPPTINVDNLQEGLAIDLVRDEPRALPTGQVAALNNAFGFGGHNVAVLFASA from the coding sequence ATGGCAGCGACCACCGTCGTCGTGACCGGCCTCGGCACCACCAACCCGCTCGGCGGGGACGTCGCGTCCACCTGGTCGGCGGTCCTCGCCGGCAAGTCGGGCGTGCACACGCTCGACAACGACTGGGCCGAACGCTACGAGCTGCCCGTCAGCTTCGCCGCCGAGGTCGCGGTCAAGCCCGAGGACGTCCTCCCCCGGCCCCAGCTGCGCCGCCTGGACCCCTCGGCCCAGTACGCCATGATCGCCGCGCTCGAGGCCTGGGCCGACGCCGGCAGCCCCGAGGTCGACGGCGAACGCCTCGGCGCCGTCGTCGGCTCCGGCATCGGCGGGGTCTGGACCATCCTCGACGCCTGGGACACCATCAAGGACAAGGGCGCCCGGCGGGTCATGCCGCTGACGGTGCCCATGCTCATGGCCAACTCCCCCGTCGCCAACATCTCCGTGCGCTTCGGCGCGAGAGCCGGCGCCCACGCCCCGGTCTCCGCCTGCGCGTCGGGCGCCGAGGCCATCGCCTACGGGGTCGACATGATCCGCTCCGGGCGCGCCGACGTCGTCATCGCCGGCGGCGCCGAGGCCGCGATCCACCCGATGCCGCTCGCCTCCTTCGCCAAGATGCAGGCGCTGTCCACCCGCAACGACGACCCGGAGGCGGCCTCGCGTCCCTACGACGTCGACCGGGACGGGTTCGTCATGGGTGAGGGCGCCGGCATCGTCGTCCTGGAGTCCGCCGAGCACGCCGCCGCCCGCGGCGCCCGCGTCCACGCGGTCGTCGCCGGGGTCGGGATGTCCGCCGACGCCTTCGACATCGCCCCGCCCGACCCGACCGGTGCGGGCCAGGAGCGCGCCATGCGCATCGCCCTGGCCGACGCCGGCCTGGCCGGCTCCGACGTCGTCCACGTCAACGCCCACGCCACCTCCACCCCCGCCGGCGACGGCGTGGAGGCGGGCGCCATCGCGCGCGTCCTGGGCGCGGGGGCCTGCGTGTCCGCGACGAAGTCCATGACCGGGCACCTCCTCGGCGGCGCCGGTGCCCTCGAGGCGGTCCTCACGGTCCTGGCGGTGCGCGAGCGCACCGCCCCGCCGACGATCAACGTCGACAACCTCCAGGAGGGGCTGGCGATCGACCTGGTGCGCGACGAGCCGCGCGCCCTGCCCACCGGCCAGGTCGCCGCGCTCAACAACGCGTTCGGCTTCGGCGGGCACAACGTGGCGGTGCTGTTCGCCTCCGCCTAG
- a CDS encoding DUF3145 domain-containing protein — protein MSGAFTRGVIFVHSAPRALCPHVEWAAGTVLDARVTMEWTVQPAADGLFRAEHSWVGPVGTGARLASALRGWTHLRYEITEEASPGCDGGRWSHTPELGIFHAQTDTHGNVVVPEDRVRAALEHAGDPLRLRHELDLALGQAWDDELEPFRYAGAGAPVRWLHRVG, from the coding sequence ATGAGTGGTGCCTTCACCCGCGGCGTCATCTTCGTGCACTCTGCGCCCCGGGCGCTGTGCCCCCACGTCGAGTGGGCGGCGGGCACGGTGCTGGACGCGCGCGTGACGATGGAGTGGACGGTGCAGCCCGCCGCCGACGGCCTGTTCCGGGCCGAGCACTCCTGGGTCGGCCCGGTCGGCACGGGGGCGCGTCTGGCATCGGCGCTGCGCGGATGGACCCACCTGCGCTACGAGATCACCGAGGAGGCGAGCCCGGGCTGCGACGGCGGACGCTGGTCGCACACCCCCGAGCTCGGGATCTTCCACGCGCAGACGGACACCCACGGCAACGTGGTCGTGCCCGAGGACCGTGTCCGCGCGGCGCTGGAGCACGCCGGTGACCCCCTGCGCCTGCGCCACGAGCTCGACCTGGCGCTGGGCCAGGCCTGGGACGACGAGCTCGAGCCCTTCCGGTACGCGGGTGCGGGTGCCCCCGTGCGGTGGCTCCACCGGGTCGGCTGA
- the def gene encoding peptide deformylase: MAMREIRTVGDPVLRTPCEDITDIDDRVRSLVEDLLETVDTEGRAGLAANQIGVGLRAFSWNIDDEIGYVLNPRIVELSEDEFQDGDEGCLSVPGLWFPTRRAWYARVEGIDLDGKEVVVEGEELMARALQHEVDHLDGKLYLDRLEPAVRKKAMKAVRELL, encoded by the coding sequence ATGGCCATGCGTGAGATCCGTACCGTCGGCGACCCCGTCCTGCGCACCCCCTGCGAGGACATCACCGACATCGACGACCGTGTCCGCTCCCTGGTGGAGGACCTCCTCGAGACCGTCGACACCGAGGGACGCGCCGGCCTGGCCGCCAACCAGATCGGCGTCGGGCTCCGGGCGTTCTCCTGGAACATCGACGACGAGATCGGCTACGTCCTCAACCCGCGCATCGTCGAGCTGTCCGAGGACGAGTTCCAGGACGGCGACGAGGGCTGCCTGTCGGTCCCCGGGCTGTGGTTCCCCACCCGGCGCGCCTGGTACGCCCGTGTCGAGGGCATCGACCTGGACGGCAAGGAGGTGGTGGTCGAGGGCGAGGAGCTCATGGCCCGCGCCCTCCAGCACGAGGTCGACCACCTCGACGGCAAGCTCTACCTCGACCGGCTCGAGCCCGCCGTGCGCAAGAAGGCGATGAAGGCGGTCCGCGAGCTGCTCTGA
- a CDS encoding PGPGW domain-containing protein: MPGLLRMVRRGAVTVVGATVLVAGLLMLVLPGPGLLGTAAGLAILATEYAWARKHVHHVRRRAHDVTALAGASPLNTAVAIGFGAVLLAVGTVAVVAPDLIPFAGVGVGVGLLLSGTAIVVGTVVGYRERLLALRLRREAERHGMTLGAPSQLSEER, from the coding sequence ATGCCCGGACTGCTCCGCATGGTGCGCCGTGGTGCCGTCACCGTCGTCGGCGCCACGGTCCTCGTGGCGGGGCTGCTCATGCTGGTGCTCCCCGGCCCGGGCCTGCTCGGCACGGCCGCCGGCCTGGCCATCCTCGCCACGGAGTACGCCTGGGCCCGCAAGCACGTCCACCACGTGCGCCGGCGCGCCCACGACGTCACGGCGCTCGCGGGGGCGAGCCCGCTCAACACCGCCGTCGCGATCGGCTTCGGCGCGGTGCTGCTCGCGGTGGGCACCGTCGCGGTCGTCGCGCCCGACCTCATCCCCTTCGCGGGCGTCGGGGTGGGCGTCGGGCTCCTCCTCAGCGGCACCGCGATCGTCGTGGGCACCGTCGTCGGCTACCGCGAGCGTCTGCTCGCCCTGCGGCTGCGGCGCGAGGCCGAGCGGCACGGCATGACTCTCGGCGCCCCCTCGCAGCTGTCCGAGGAGCGCTGA